In bacterium, a genomic segment contains:
- a CDS encoding PIN domain-containing protein gives MLLAIRIGIIAFMGGVASFLTQSLFPETEFAYLIGAAVGVGVAGIFVALEIWLSKRTNRQVIAGAIGLLIGLVAAAIVSNIAIVSEYPAVRYTLSLVIMVLFAYLGATLAIRKLPPAWFRRADLPEGGGVLEWKILDTSVIIDGRVADICAAGFLEGVLLVPKFVLKELQLISDSSDSLRRNRGRRGLDILNDMQKKLGDRVQIESTDFPELAEVDSKLVKLAMTKGAKILTNDFNLNKVAELQGIEVLNINDLANALKPVYLTGERMTVKLMKEGTEPGQAVGYLQDGTMVVVDRGKEQIGREVEVTVTSHLQTSAGRMIFARMSQD, from the coding sequence ATGCTCCTCGCCATCCGCATCGGCATCATCGCCTTCATGGGCGGTGTCGCCAGCTTCCTCACCCAGAGCCTTTTTCCCGAGACGGAGTTCGCCTACCTGATCGGCGCCGCGGTGGGCGTCGGGGTGGCGGGAATTTTCGTCGCCCTGGAAATCTGGCTCTCGAAGCGGACCAACCGCCAGGTCATCGCCGGGGCCATCGGCCTCCTCATCGGCCTCGTCGCGGCGGCCATCGTCTCCAACATCGCCATCGTCTCGGAGTACCCCGCCGTCCGCTACACCCTCTCCCTGGTGATCATGGTGCTCTTCGCCTATCTGGGCGCGACGCTGGCCATCCGCAAGCTGCCGCCGGCCTGGTTCCGGAGGGCGGACCTCCCCGAGGGAGGGGGCGTGCTGGAGTGGAAAATCCTCGACACCAGCGTGATAATAGACGGGCGCGTCGCCGACATCTGCGCCGCCGGGTTCCTGGAGGGCGTCCTGCTGGTGCCCAAGTTCGTTCTGAAGGAGCTCCAGCTCATCAGCGACTCCTCGGACTCCCTCAGGCGCAACCGCGGCCGCCGGGGGCTGGACATCCTCAACGACATGCAGAAGAAGCTCGGCGACCGCGTCCAGATAGAGAGCACCGACTTCCCCGAGCTCGCCGAGGTTGACTCCAAGCTGGTGAAGCTCGCCATGACCAAGGGCGCCAAGATACTCACCAACGACTTCAACCTGAACAAGGTGGCCGAGCTCCAGGGGATCGAGGTGTTGAACATCAACGATCTGGCCAACGCCCTGAAGCCGGTGTACCTGACCGGGGAGCGGATGACGGTGAAGCTCATGAAGGAGGGGACCGAGCCGGGGCAGGCGGTGGGGTACCTCCAGGACGGCACCATGGTGGTGGTGGACCGGGGCAAGGAACAGATCGGCCGGGAGGTCGAGGTGACGGTCACGAGCCACCTGCAGACCTCGGCGGGCCGTATGATCTTCGCCCGGATGAGCCAGGATTGA